A window from Vulcanimicrobium alpinum encodes these proteins:
- a CDS encoding amino acid ABC transporter substrate-binding protein → MMFRRTAALGALVLCTTLTAPIAPVSAAGDTIVFGSPVSLTGSLTKEGHLTQEGYEFWKDYVNSHGGIKVGSKSYKVEIKYYDDESKPATAAQLAERLIDQDHVNFILGPYGSGTAFTVAQMVERKKIPMVEGNGAAEKIFSQGFRYTFGVLSPARRYLEGVLEMATKQKPRPQTVAITAASDAFSQEVAQGAADWAAAHGLKVVYNNKYPDTATDVSSIVSALKATNPDIILNAGHLQDALLVQKGLKEQNVSAKIYGYSVGPDTPDFTNTLGKDANGVYGGAQWSEAVKYKGDPGFYRTAREYAEAFDKVYHHRPDYHDAESTATCLAFQYAIEKAGSLEPEKVRNALTKLDQVTFYGILKFDSRGLNVFKPMVVNQIQNQKLVTVWPSGLAAAPPKYPTPPWGER, encoded by the coding sequence ATGATGTTTCGTCGTACAGCGGCGCTTGGTGCGCTCGTGCTCTGCACGACGCTGACCGCGCCCATCGCACCCGTCTCCGCCGCCGGCGACACGATCGTGTTCGGGTCACCCGTCTCGCTCACGGGCTCGCTGACCAAAGAAGGGCACCTCACGCAAGAGGGCTACGAGTTCTGGAAAGATTACGTCAACAGCCACGGCGGGATCAAGGTCGGCAGCAAATCGTATAAGGTCGAGATCAAGTATTACGACGATGAGTCGAAGCCGGCGACGGCCGCGCAGCTCGCGGAGCGTTTGATCGACCAGGATCACGTCAACTTCATCCTCGGGCCGTACGGTTCGGGGACGGCGTTCACCGTCGCGCAGATGGTCGAGCGCAAGAAGATCCCGATGGTCGAAGGCAACGGCGCCGCCGAGAAGATCTTCAGCCAGGGCTTCCGCTACACGTTCGGCGTCCTCTCGCCGGCGCGCCGCTACCTCGAAGGCGTGCTCGAGATGGCGACCAAGCAGAAGCCGCGCCCGCAGACCGTTGCGATCACCGCGGCGAGCGACGCGTTCTCGCAAGAGGTCGCGCAGGGTGCGGCCGACTGGGCCGCGGCGCACGGCCTGAAGGTCGTGTATAACAACAAATATCCCGACACCGCAACCGACGTCTCGTCGATCGTCTCGGCGCTGAAAGCGACGAACCCCGACATCATCCTCAACGCGGGTCATCTGCAGGACGCGCTGCTGGTGCAGAAGGGGCTCAAAGAACAGAACGTGTCGGCGAAGATCTACGGCTACTCGGTGGGACCCGACACGCCCGACTTCACCAATACGCTCGGGAAAGATGCGAACGGCGTCTACGGCGGCGCGCAGTGGTCGGAGGCCGTGAAATACAAGGGCGACCCCGGGTTCTACCGTACCGCGCGCGAGTACGCCGAGGCGTTCGACAAGGTCTACCATCACCGCCCCGACTACCACGACGCCGAATCGACCGCGACGTGCCTGGCGTTCCAATACGCGATCGAGAAAGCGGGATCGCTCGAACCCGAGAAAGTGCGCAACGCGCTGACCAAACTCGACCAAGTGACGTTCTACGGCATCCTGAAGTTCGACAGCCGCGGGCTCAACGTGTTCAAGCCGATGGTCGTCAACCAGATCCAGAATCAGAAGCTGGTGACGGTGTGGCCGTCCGGGCTCGCCGCGGCGCCGCCGAAGTATCCGACGCCGCCGTGGGGCGAGCGCTAG
- a CDS encoding branched-chain amino acid ABC transporter permease: MTVGRAPGERASTATVLRRIGLGGITGSPAALWVSLVLLVLLLAVPAVLPGYQTLFRSILISVALTYGWNLIGGYTGYVSFGNVAFYGLGTYCAALSQSWLDAHGIGDRNLQLVLGVALACVLNAAFAALVGLPVLRLKGHYFGIATLGLALAITDIVGNLDAFGGTGGLAVKQVDDAHFAVYYYAAWIVAAGALAATFFIARSKLGYAFVAIRENEDAAAVLGISATRYKIIAWALSAAIAGAAGAVFAPANGFVDPSIAFAEDANVFPIVMCILGGIGTVAGPFIGALILSGVNEILQRFFIKIHSLFFGAMIVLVVLLLPRGLVWLFGLRGGARTWLKSLSVYKA; encoded by the coding sequence GTGACGGTCGGTCGAGCGCCGGGCGAACGCGCGTCGACAGCGACCGTCCTGCGGCGGATCGGGCTGGGCGGGATCACCGGGAGCCCGGCGGCGCTCTGGGTTTCTCTGGTGCTGCTGGTGCTGCTGCTCGCGGTCCCCGCGGTGCTGCCGGGCTATCAGACGCTGTTCCGCTCGATCCTGATCTCGGTCGCGCTGACGTACGGCTGGAACCTCATCGGCGGCTACACCGGCTACGTCTCGTTCGGCAACGTCGCGTTCTACGGGCTGGGGACGTACTGCGCAGCGCTCTCGCAGTCGTGGCTCGACGCGCACGGGATCGGCGACCGCAACCTGCAGCTCGTCCTCGGCGTCGCGCTGGCGTGCGTGCTGAACGCGGCGTTCGCCGCGCTCGTCGGCTTGCCGGTGCTGCGCTTGAAAGGCCACTACTTCGGGATCGCGACGCTGGGCTTGGCGCTGGCAATCACCGATATCGTCGGCAACCTCGACGCGTTCGGCGGCACGGGCGGGCTCGCGGTGAAGCAGGTCGACGATGCGCACTTCGCCGTGTACTACTATGCGGCGTGGATCGTCGCCGCCGGCGCGCTCGCCGCGACGTTCTTCATCGCGCGCTCGAAGCTCGGCTACGCGTTCGTCGCGATTCGCGAAAACGAAGACGCCGCCGCGGTACTCGGCATCTCGGCGACCCGTTACAAAATCATCGCGTGGGCGCTCAGCGCCGCGATCGCCGGCGCCGCCGGCGCGGTGTTTGCGCCGGCCAACGGCTTCGTCGATCCCAGCATCGCGTTCGCCGAAGACGCGAACGTCTTTCCGATCGTCATGTGCATCCTCGGCGGCATCGGGACGGTCGCCGGTCCGTTCATCGGCGCATTGATCCTCTCCGGCGTCAACGAGATTCTGCAGCGGTTCTTCATCAAGATCCACTCGCTGTTTTTCGGCGCGATGATCGTGCTGGTCGTGCTGCTGCTCCCGCGCGGCCTGGTGTGGCTGTTCGGCCTGCGCGGCGGCGCGCGTACCTGGCTCAAGAGCCTCTCGGTCTATAAAGCATGA
- the lhgO gene encoding L-2-hydroxyglutarate oxidase, which translates to MIYDIAVVGGGIVGLATTRELLLRHPHLRVANVEKEDVWSKHQTGHNSGVIHSGIYYKPGSFKAKLCTEGRKLAWEYCDAKGIEYRNVGKLIVATDASELGRLDDLMVRGQQNGVEGLEMLDAAQIAEREPHCRGIKAIFSPVTGIVDWGLVARTYGEDAKEAGADMYLGHLVTAIERRGGVTVLRTPKGEIQAKSVITCGGLYSDRLGRMTGGERDPKIVPFRGDYLILKPEKSYLVKGNIYPVPDPEFPFLGVHFTPRMDGSIWLGPNAVLAFAREGYSFFEINPIELWDALTYPGFFKLATKYWKTGAGEMYRDLVRDAYVQALQRYIPELRPEDCLPGPAGVRAQAMAADGSLVDDFVFEGSEGVVHVRNAPSPAATSSLAIGKYIADDAETRFDLSKPAIGV; encoded by the coding sequence ATGATCTACGACATCGCCGTTGTCGGCGGAGGCATCGTCGGGCTCGCAACGACGCGCGAACTGCTTCTTCGTCATCCGCACCTTCGCGTCGCCAACGTCGAAAAGGAAGACGTCTGGAGCAAGCATCAGACCGGTCACAACAGCGGCGTGATCCACTCCGGCATCTACTACAAGCCGGGTTCGTTCAAAGCGAAGCTGTGCACCGAAGGGCGCAAGCTGGCGTGGGAGTACTGCGATGCGAAGGGGATCGAGTACCGCAACGTCGGCAAGCTGATCGTCGCGACCGACGCATCGGAGCTCGGCCGGCTCGACGACCTCATGGTGCGCGGACAGCAGAACGGTGTCGAAGGGCTCGAGATGCTCGATGCCGCGCAGATCGCCGAACGCGAGCCGCACTGCCGCGGGATCAAAGCGATCTTCTCGCCCGTCACCGGGATCGTCGACTGGGGTCTGGTCGCGCGCACGTACGGCGAGGACGCGAAAGAAGCCGGCGCCGACATGTATCTCGGCCACCTGGTGACCGCGATCGAACGCCGCGGCGGCGTCACCGTGCTGCGGACGCCGAAGGGCGAGATCCAAGCGAAATCGGTGATCACCTGCGGCGGGCTCTACAGCGACCGGCTCGGACGGATGACCGGCGGCGAACGCGATCCGAAGATCGTGCCGTTCCGCGGCGACTATCTGATCCTGAAACCCGAGAAGTCGTACTTGGTGAAAGGGAACATCTACCCCGTGCCGGATCCGGAGTTTCCGTTTCTCGGCGTGCACTTCACGCCGCGCATGGACGGATCGATCTGGCTCGGACCCAACGCCGTCCTCGCGTTCGCGCGCGAAGGCTACTCGTTCTTCGAGATCAATCCGATCGAGTTGTGGGACGCGCTCACGTATCCCGGGTTCTTCAAACTCGCGACGAAGTATTGGAAGACCGGTGCCGGCGAGATGTACCGCGATCTCGTGCGCGACGCGTACGTCCAGGCGCTGCAGCGGTACATTCCGGAACTGCGTCCCGAAGACTGCCTGCCGGGACCGGCCGGAGTCCGCGCGCAGGCGATGGCGGCCGACGGTTCGCTCGTGGACGACTTCGTCTTCGAAGGCAGCGAAGGCGTCGTGCACGTGCGCAACGCGCCCTCACCCGCGGCGACGTCCTCGCTTGCGATCGGGAAATACATCGCCGACGACGCCGAGACGCGCTTCGATCTGAGCAAGCCCGCGATCGGGGTGTGA
- a CDS encoding ABC transporter ATP-binding protein, translating into MSEIALRIEDVGMRFGGLWALSEVSFDVQRGSVLGLIGPNGSGKTTLMNVISGVYKPTTGAVTYGGKRIADVPTHDVCHLGIARTFQIVKPFASLSVRENVAVGAMYGRHSDQRSTRGSFERAEELLEIVGLAGVADRPASELTIPDRKRLEVAKALALDPDVLLLDEVMAGLNATEVDEALELLRTVNARGVTLIVVEHLMKAIVSISTSIVVLAEGRKIAEGAPADVLGSPQVIEAYLGSRWAKRQEQLREIEAERAAALRMHPEGRP; encoded by the coding sequence ATGAGCGAGATCGCGCTGCGCATCGAGGACGTCGGGATGCGCTTCGGCGGCCTTTGGGCACTCAGCGAGGTCTCGTTCGACGTCCAACGCGGCTCCGTGCTCGGCCTGATCGGTCCCAACGGCTCGGGCAAAACGACGCTGATGAACGTGATCAGCGGCGTCTACAAACCGACGACCGGCGCGGTCACGTACGGCGGCAAACGCATCGCCGACGTTCCCACCCACGACGTCTGCCATCTGGGGATCGCGCGGACGTTTCAGATCGTGAAGCCGTTCGCGAGCCTGAGCGTCCGTGAAAACGTCGCCGTCGGCGCGATGTACGGCCGGCACAGCGACCAACGCTCCACCCGCGGATCGTTCGAGCGCGCGGAAGAACTGCTGGAGATCGTCGGCCTGGCCGGCGTCGCCGACCGTCCCGCCAGCGAACTCACCATCCCGGATCGCAAGCGGCTCGAGGTCGCGAAGGCGCTCGCGCTTGATCCCGACGTCCTGCTGCTCGACGAAGTGATGGCCGGGCTCAACGCCACCGAGGTCGACGAAGCGCTCGAGCTGCTGCGCACGGTGAACGCGCGCGGCGTCACGCTCATCGTCGTCGAGCACTTGATGAAGGCGATCGTCTCGATCTCCACGAGCATCGTCGTGCTGGCCGAAGGCCGCAAGATCGCCGAAGGCGCACCGGCCGATGTGCTCGGGTCGCCGCAAGTGATCGAAGCGTATCTCGGATCGCGCTGGGCGAAGCGCCAGGAGCAGCTGCGGGAGATCGAAGCGGAACGCGCGGCGGCGTTGCGGATGCATCCGGAGGGCCGCCCGTGA
- a CDS encoding ABC transporter ATP-binding protein → MSAAAATSAATRPLVVDALNAGYGDTQVLWDVSMRVEPGEIIALIGSNGAGKSTLLGALSGIVKTWSGSARFGDVTLTGLQPDRIVRAGVLQVPQGRRLFGSLTVEDNLRMGAYLRSDREVDADLEKILAMLPRLRERYDFLAGRLSGGEQQQVAIARALMARPQVLLIDEMSLGLAPVLVDTLIGLLQQIHATGVSILIVEQDVQTALEVSTRAYVLETGRITLSGPSEQLLDDPQVKKAYLGV, encoded by the coding sequence GTGAGCGCGGCGGCCGCAACATCGGCCGCGACGCGTCCGCTCGTCGTCGACGCGCTGAACGCCGGGTACGGCGACACGCAGGTGCTGTGGGACGTCTCGATGCGGGTGGAGCCGGGCGAGATCATCGCGCTGATCGGCTCGAACGGCGCGGGAAAGTCGACGCTGCTGGGCGCGCTCTCCGGGATCGTGAAGACGTGGAGCGGGAGCGCGCGCTTCGGCGACGTGACGCTCACGGGGCTGCAGCCCGACCGCATCGTGCGGGCCGGCGTGCTGCAAGTGCCGCAAGGCCGTCGCCTCTTCGGCTCGCTGACGGTCGAAGACAACCTGCGCATGGGCGCGTACCTGCGCAGCGATCGCGAGGTCGACGCCGATCTCGAGAAGATCCTGGCGATGCTCCCGCGCCTGCGCGAGCGCTACGATTTCCTCGCCGGCCGGCTCTCCGGCGGCGAACAGCAGCAGGTCGCGATTGCGCGCGCGCTCATGGCGCGTCCGCAGGTGCTGCTGATCGATGAGATGTCGCTGGGGCTCGCGCCGGTTCTCGTCGACACGCTCATCGGACTGCTCCAGCAGATCCACGCGACCGGCGTCTCGATCCTGATCGTCGAGCAGGACGTGCAGACCGCGCTCGAGGTGAGCACCCGCGCGTACGTTCTCGAGACCGGCCGCATCACGCTCAGCGGTCCCTCGGAGCAGCTGCTCGACGATCCGCAAGTGAAGAAAGCCTACCTGGGCGTCTAA
- a CDS encoding sulfurtransferase: MANDFVEAEWLIAQLDDPRLRIVDARSVSHGGTVAMPSGREQFTAGHIPGAVHLDYAEDLSDASTPYAIRVAPAEAFARTMSDSGIGDDAIVVAYDAGTIPFAARMVWMLRFYGHDEAYVLAGGVDAWTAAGMPLSTNPATVTPAHFTARERPKLRASRDEVLAIVEGRASGTVVETQRNQTYAQRDRDIANAVRISGNDLLEDARGGRVADPATLERLVRAARLNKEGRTIVTCGSGVSASGAWLALRAAGLDDVAVYDGSWMEWEHDGLPSVPKAGA; this comes from the coding sequence ATGGCGAACGATTTTGTCGAGGCAGAATGGCTGATCGCGCAGCTCGACGATCCGCGATTGCGCATCGTCGACGCGCGCAGCGTTTCGCACGGGGGCACCGTCGCGATGCCCTCCGGCCGCGAGCAGTTCACCGCTGGGCACATCCCGGGCGCGGTGCATCTCGACTACGCCGAGGATCTCAGCGACGCGTCGACACCGTACGCGATCCGCGTCGCGCCGGCTGAGGCGTTCGCGCGGACGATGTCCGACAGCGGCATCGGCGACGACGCGATCGTCGTCGCCTACGACGCCGGAACGATCCCGTTCGCGGCGCGGATGGTGTGGATGCTGCGCTTCTACGGACACGACGAGGCGTACGTGCTGGCTGGCGGCGTGGATGCGTGGACCGCGGCCGGGATGCCACTCTCGACGAACCCGGCGACGGTGACGCCCGCGCACTTCACCGCGCGGGAGCGGCCGAAACTGCGCGCGTCGCGCGACGAAGTGCTCGCGATCGTCGAAGGACGCGCCTCCGGCACGGTCGTCGAAACACAGCGCAATCAGACCTACGCGCAGCGCGATCGCGACATCGCGAACGCCGTGCGGATCAGCGGGAACGACCTGCTCGAGGACGCGCGCGGCGGACGCGTCGCCGATCCCGCGACGCTCGAGCGGCTGGTACGCGCGGCGCGGCTGAACAAAGAGGGACGCACCATCGTCACGTGCGGGAGCGGCGTGTCGGCCTCGGGCGCGTGGCTCGCGCTGCGCGCCGCCGGCCTCGACGACGTGGCGGTGTACGACGGCTCGTGGATGGAATGGGAACACGACGGTCTGCCGTCGGTTCCGAAAGCGGGAGCGTAG
- a CDS encoding SDR family NAD(P)-dependent oxidoreductase has product MQTVLITGGSGGIGAELARRLRAQGANVAIVARSVERLNAVADETGAHAFPADVLDAEAFADTVKRIETDVGEIDGFAHAVGSVFLRPLHATSLEDWRTTFETNATSAFIALKAVMPLMMRRRRGSVVLFSTVAASTGLPNHETIAAAKSAIEGLVRSASISYARYGIRVNAVAPALTRTPLSRSLWENEMTLKASVAMHPLGRIGEPGDIAAAAMYFLSDASAWTTGQILGVDGGLSAGSPPVTLKP; this is encoded by the coding sequence GTGCAAACGGTCCTCATCACCGGCGGCTCCGGCGGCATCGGAGCGGAACTCGCGCGTCGCCTTCGCGCTCAAGGAGCAAACGTCGCGATCGTCGCGCGGAGCGTCGAACGCCTGAACGCGGTCGCCGATGAAACGGGCGCGCACGCGTTCCCCGCCGACGTCCTCGACGCCGAGGCCTTCGCCGACACCGTGAAGCGCATCGAAACCGATGTCGGCGAGATCGACGGCTTCGCGCACGCGGTCGGCAGCGTCTTCCTGCGCCCGCTGCACGCGACGTCGCTCGAAGACTGGCGCACAACCTTTGAAACGAATGCGACGAGCGCGTTCATCGCGCTGAAGGCGGTGATGCCGCTGATGATGCGCCGCCGCCGCGGCAGCGTCGTGTTGTTCTCGACGGTCGCCGCGTCGACGGGGCTGCCGAATCACGAGACGATCGCCGCCGCCAAGAGCGCGATCGAAGGACTCGTGCGCAGCGCATCGATCTCCTACGCGCGCTACGGAATCCGCGTCAACGCGGTCGCGCCCGCACTCACGCGGACGCCGCTCTCCCGTTCGCTGTGGGAGAACGAGATGACGCTCAAAGCGTCGGTTGCGATGCACCCGCTCGGACGCATCGGCGAACCGGGCGACATCGCCGCCGCGGCGATGTACTTTCTCTCCGACGCGTCGGCCTGGACCACCGGCCAGATCCTCGGTGTGGACGGCGGCCTCTCGGCGGGCTCGCCGCCGGTGACGCTCAAACCCTGA
- the pruA gene encoding L-glutamate gamma-semialdehyde dehydrogenase, whose translation MTTIAPRAAAPFRNEPIRDFSAPADRASLEAAIARARERLGRRYPLVIYGERLHGGRTIPSVNPARPSEIVGDVDEAMPEQASRALDAAAERFGTWKFTPAAERAEFLFRAAERIRATRDDWNALLVLEVGKPWIEADADTAEAIDFLEFYAREALRLAEPPPLTPIAGERNRLVYLPLGVGVVIPPWNFAFAIMAGMSAAAIVTGNTAILKPSPDAAVIAAHFVDLMHDLGLPPGVLNFVPGDGPTVGEQLVTDPRTRFIAFTGSKGVGLRINELAAKTAPGQRWIKRVIAEMGGKDAIVVADDADLDAAVAGVVVSAYGFAGQKCSACSRAIVDARVYDAFLAKLVPAVESLRVGDPASNPDVGPVINQKAVDKILGYVEIGRGEGRLLTGGTRISGDGFYIAPTAIADVDPRARIAQEEIFGPVLAVIKAADYDDALRIANDTEFGLTGAVFSRSEERLRRAEAEFFVGNLYLNRKCTGALVGGQPFGGFNMSGTDSKAGGYDYLLLFSQGKSISRKIAAHAADDLAAGMD comes from the coding sequence ATGACGACCATCGCACCGCGCGCAGCCGCCCCGTTCCGCAACGAACCGATCCGCGATTTCTCCGCACCGGCGGACCGTGCGTCGCTGGAAGCCGCGATCGCGCGCGCCCGCGAGCGGCTTGGTCGCCGCTACCCGCTGGTGATCTACGGCGAACGCCTGCACGGCGGGCGCACGATCCCGTCGGTCAATCCGGCGCGCCCGAGCGAGATCGTCGGCGACGTGGACGAAGCAATGCCCGAGCAGGCGTCGCGCGCCCTCGACGCGGCCGCCGAGCGGTTCGGCACCTGGAAGTTCACGCCGGCGGCGGAACGCGCCGAGTTTCTGTTCCGCGCCGCCGAGCGGATACGCGCGACGAGGGACGACTGGAACGCGCTGCTCGTCCTCGAGGTCGGCAAGCCCTGGATCGAGGCGGATGCCGACACCGCCGAGGCGATCGACTTTCTCGAGTTTTACGCGCGCGAGGCACTGCGCCTGGCCGAGCCGCCGCCACTGACGCCGATCGCCGGCGAGCGCAACCGCCTCGTCTATCTGCCGCTGGGCGTCGGCGTCGTCATCCCGCCCTGGAACTTCGCCTTCGCGATCATGGCCGGGATGTCGGCGGCGGCGATCGTCACGGGGAACACCGCTATCCTCAAGCCCTCCCCGGACGCCGCGGTGATCGCGGCGCACTTCGTCGACCTGATGCACGATCTTGGGCTTCCGCCGGGCGTCCTGAACTTCGTCCCCGGCGACGGGCCCACCGTCGGGGAGCAGCTGGTCACCGATCCGCGGACCCGCTTCATTGCGTTCACCGGCTCGAAGGGAGTCGGACTGCGGATCAACGAGCTGGCGGCGAAAACCGCACCCGGCCAGCGCTGGATCAAACGCGTGATCGCCGAGATGGGCGGCAAGGACGCGATCGTCGTCGCCGACGATGCCGACCTCGACGCGGCCGTCGCGGGCGTCGTCGTCTCTGCCTACGGGTTCGCCGGCCAGAAGTGCTCGGCGTGCTCGCGCGCGATCGTCGACGCCCGCGTCTACGACGCGTTCCTCGCCAAGCTCGTCCCGGCGGTCGAGTCCCTGCGGGTCGGCGATCCGGCCTCGAACCCCGACGTCGGCCCGGTGATCAACCAGAAGGCGGTCGACAAGATTCTCGGGTACGTCGAGATCGGGCGGGGCGAAGGCCGGCTCCTGACCGGCGGCACCCGGATCTCCGGGGACGGCTTCTACATCGCACCGACCGCGATCGCCGATGTTGACCCGCGGGCGCGGATCGCGCAAGAAGAGATCTTCGGCCCGGTGCTGGCGGTGATCAAGGCCGCCGACTACGATGACGCCCTGCGGATCGCCAACGACACCGAGTTCGGCTTGACCGGCGCCGTCTTTTCCCGCAGCGAGGAGCGGCTGCGGCGGGCCGAGGCCGAGTTTTTCGTCGGCAACCTGTACCTGAACCGCAAGTGCACGGGTGCGCTGGTGGGCGGGCAGCCGTTCGGCGGTTTCAACATGAGCGGGACCGATTCGAAGGCCGGCGGGTACGACTACCTGCTCCTCTTCAGCCAGGGCAAGTCGATCTCGCGGAAGATCGCGGCTCACGCCGCCGACGACCTCGCGGCCGGAATGGACTAG
- the trpA gene encoding tryptophan synthase subunit alpha → MIASAGIAGAFARARGERRAALIGYVVAGDPDCETSLAIVDALTAAGVDLIELGIPYGDPLADGPTIAAAGQRALAAGIKMADALAIAAEARARGAAPIVFFTYLNPIDRYGAERFARDAAAAGAAGAIVPDVPLEELASFAPPLRASGLEIPLLVAPTTPPARAAAIAAASSGFVYLVSRLGVTGAGRAPDVAWASGAIARLRETTELPIAVGFGISTPEHAAAVGAVADGVIVGSALIDAYAGARGADAARRAGTYAASLRTALRPKNTAPSRG, encoded by the coding sequence GTGATCGCCAGCGCCGGGATCGCCGGCGCCTTCGCCCGCGCCCGCGGGGAACGCCGCGCCGCGCTGATCGGCTACGTGGTCGCCGGCGACCCCGATTGCGAGACCTCGCTGGCGATCGTCGACGCGCTGACCGCGGCCGGCGTCGACCTCATCGAACTGGGGATCCCCTACGGCGACCCGCTTGCCGACGGGCCCACGATCGCCGCGGCGGGACAGCGGGCGCTGGCGGCGGGGATCAAAATGGCCGACGCGCTGGCGATCGCCGCCGAGGCGCGCGCCCGGGGCGCCGCGCCGATCGTGTTCTTCACTTATCTCAACCCCATCGACCGGTACGGCGCCGAGCGATTCGCGCGCGACGCGGCAGCCGCCGGCGCGGCTGGCGCGATCGTGCCGGACGTTCCGCTCGAGGAGCTCGCGTCGTTCGCGCCGCCGCTCCGCGCGTCGGGGCTGGAGATCCCGTTGCTCGTCGCGCCGACGACGCCGCCCGCGCGGGCCGCCGCGATCGCTGCGGCCTCGAGCGGGTTCGTCTACCTCGTGTCGCGTCTGGGGGTCACCGGCGCGGGACGCGCGCCGGACGTCGCGTGGGCGAGCGGCGCGATCGCACGCCTACGCGAGACGACCGAGCTTCCCATCGCGGTCGGCTTCGGCATCTCCACGCCCGAGCACGCCGCAGCGGTCGGCGCCGTCGCCGACGGGGTGATCGTCGGCAGCGCGCTCATCGACGCGTACGCCGGGGCGCGCGGCGCCGACGCCGCGCGGCGCGCGGGAACGTACGCCGCGTCGCTCAGGACGGCGCTGCGACCGAAAAATACCGCGCCGTCGCGCGGTTGA
- a CDS encoding branched-chain amino acid ABC transporter permease: MHLLAQDLVNGILAGGILAVVALGFSLVWGIMNIINLAHGAYIMLGAYVTYQLFASFHVDPFLSLPVSFVVLFALGYLIQRYIINWVARAPVLTTFLLTFGLSLLLVNIALLIWTGDTRGVTPPYSGTNFTLAGITIPWVKLYTLGAALAITAAMQIWLTRSKTGRAIRATSMDIGAAQLTGVRVTQIYAIVYGLGAGLAGVAGTLVSLSYSLNPTMGQPFLIKAFVVCVLGGLGSVEGALVGGLTYGIVEAFASQIDFTIGSQHVSGTGLQDAVALIVLLIVLIVRPTGIMGRATA; encoded by the coding sequence GTGCATCTGCTGGCTCAGGATCTCGTCAACGGTATCCTCGCGGGCGGGATCCTGGCCGTCGTTGCGCTCGGCTTTTCCCTCGTGTGGGGGATCATGAACATCATCAACCTCGCGCACGGTGCGTACATCATGCTCGGCGCGTACGTGACGTATCAGCTGTTCGCGAGCTTCCACGTCGATCCGTTCCTCTCGCTCCCCGTCTCGTTCGTCGTTCTCTTTGCGCTGGGCTATCTGATCCAGCGGTACATCATCAACTGGGTCGCGCGCGCTCCGGTGCTCACGACGTTCCTGCTGACGTTCGGGCTCTCGCTGCTGCTGGTCAACATCGCGCTGCTGATCTGGACCGGCGACACGCGCGGCGTGACGCCGCCGTACTCGGGGACCAACTTCACCCTCGCCGGGATCACGATTCCGTGGGTGAAGCTGTACACGCTCGGCGCGGCGCTCGCGATCACCGCGGCCATGCAGATCTGGCTGACCCGCTCGAAAACCGGCCGTGCGATCCGTGCGACGTCGATGGATATCGGCGCAGCCCAATTGACCGGCGTGCGCGTCACGCAGATCTACGCCATCGTCTACGGCTTGGGCGCGGGGCTCGCCGGCGTCGCCGGGACGCTCGTTTCGCTCTCGTACTCGCTCAACCCGACGATGGGCCAGCCGTTTCTCATCAAGGCCTTCGTCGTGTGCGTTCTGGGCGGCCTCGGGTCGGTCGAAGGCGCGCTCGTCGGCGGCTTGACCTACGGCATCGTGGAGGCGTTCGCGTCGCAGATCGACTTCACGATCGGGAGTCAGCACGTCAGCGGCACCGGCCTGCAGGATGCCGTCGCGCTGATCGTGCTGCTGATCGTTCTGATCGTGCGCCCGACCGGCATCATGGGCCGCGCGACCGCGTGA